One genomic region from Haloterrigena gelatinilytica encodes:
- a CDS encoding aldo/keto reductase, translating to MEYTTLGNTGTTVSRLCFGTWRFAKESGGTVETDREEAHDLLDAAWERGINFIDTANVYGDPNGTSEEWIGEWLADRDIHREDVVIASKVYFPFDGRGEPGPNDSGLGRKHIRAQIEGTLERLGTDYLDVYYIHRWDEDTPIRETMRTLTELVREGKVRYLGASTMAAWQLTKALWTSDVEGLERFDVTQPMVNAAQYDEVGDYLDVCADQDLAVCPYSPLAGGFLTGKYDRAEDGSVEAPDGSRGSLDEMFDEYYATEQAWDVLEAVESVADEVDASPAQVSLRWLMDQDRFTCVPIVGARTPEQLEENVGAVEVDLTDEQFERIDAARSSDE from the coding sequence ATGGAGTACACGACCCTCGGTAACACGGGCACGACCGTCTCGAGACTGTGTTTCGGTACCTGGCGCTTCGCGAAGGAGAGCGGCGGCACCGTCGAAACCGACCGCGAGGAGGCCCACGACCTGCTCGACGCGGCGTGGGAGCGGGGCATCAACTTCATCGACACCGCGAACGTCTACGGCGATCCCAACGGCACCAGCGAGGAGTGGATCGGCGAGTGGCTCGCGGACCGCGATATTCACCGCGAGGACGTCGTCATCGCCTCGAAGGTCTACTTCCCCTTCGACGGCCGGGGCGAGCCCGGCCCGAACGACTCCGGGCTCGGGCGCAAGCACATCCGCGCCCAGATCGAGGGGACCCTGGAGCGGCTCGGCACTGACTACCTCGACGTCTACTACATCCACCGCTGGGACGAGGACACGCCGATCCGAGAGACCATGCGGACCCTCACCGAACTCGTCCGCGAGGGGAAGGTCCGCTACCTCGGCGCCTCCACGATGGCCGCCTGGCAGCTGACGAAGGCGCTGTGGACCAGCGACGTCGAGGGCTTAGAGCGGTTCGACGTCACCCAGCCGATGGTCAACGCGGCCCAGTACGACGAGGTCGGCGACTACCTCGACGTCTGCGCCGATCAGGACCTGGCGGTCTGCCCCTACTCGCCGCTGGCGGGCGGCTTCCTGACCGGCAAGTACGACCGCGCCGAGGACGGCTCCGTCGAGGCGCCCGACGGCTCTCGAGGCAGCTTAGACGAGATGTTCGACGAGTACTACGCGACCGAGCAGGCCTGGGACGTCCTCGAGGCCGTCGAGTCCGTCGCCGACGAAGTCGACGCCTCTCCGGCCCAAGTTTCGCTGCGCTGGCTGATGGATCAGGATCGCTTCACCTGCGTCCCGATCGTCGGCGCGCGAACGCCCGAGCAACTCGAGGAGAACGTCGGCGCGGTCGAGGTCGACCTCACCGACGAGCAGTTCGAGCGGATCGACGCGGCCCGCAGTAGCGACGAGTAA
- a CDS encoding potassium channel family protein: MERWQRRAAKTVGGVIALVFVMSLLYHYLMVAVEGRSTSYFHSTQVVVETFTGTGYGSDSPWDAPLANLFVMAMDLGTFLVLFTVVPYVFQPLLEKSLSPEPPRTTDATDHVIVCGYSSRSERLVEEFESRGVAYAVVTDDEREALDLDDGGRTVVYGDPTAVETLRRVNVDAATAVVVDTADEVTASTVLAVRERSASIRVVVLCSDPTLERPLKYAGADVVVTPRHLLGDRIAERVRAEIDPRLSDVTSLGDGAFLVEVSIFEDSPICGRPLGETGLLEDREMSLVGLWTDGEFVTDPSPDVRIDADTVLLAAGSESRLKALEARTAPDRTNGARVVVAGHGEVGSTVADRLRKSGVDCTVVDREDGPGVDVVGDATDESVLERADLETATAFVVAIADDDAAILSILVARELASDLDVVVRANDADSETKMRRAGADYVLALPDISGRLLALDVLREEILSYDRQLTVVRFEPGRFAGRTLGETAISESDCTLVAVKRDGEIITDVPLEFRFETDDSLLLAGDDEAIDALDPGFDSSSA, encoded by the coding sequence ATGGAGCGCTGGCAACGGCGAGCGGCGAAGACGGTCGGCGGCGTGATAGCCCTCGTTTTCGTGATGTCGCTGCTGTACCACTATCTCATGGTCGCCGTTGAGGGCCGATCCACGAGCTACTTCCACTCGACGCAGGTCGTCGTCGAGACGTTCACGGGAACCGGATACGGCTCCGACTCTCCGTGGGACGCACCGCTGGCGAATCTCTTCGTGATGGCGATGGATCTGGGAACGTTCCTCGTCCTGTTTACCGTCGTCCCCTACGTCTTTCAGCCGCTCCTCGAGAAATCGCTCTCCCCGGAACCGCCGCGGACGACGGACGCGACCGACCACGTCATCGTCTGCGGCTACTCCTCGCGGAGCGAACGCCTCGTCGAGGAGTTCGAGAGTCGCGGCGTCGCCTACGCCGTCGTCACCGACGACGAGCGCGAGGCGCTGGACCTCGACGACGGCGGGAGGACCGTGGTCTACGGCGATCCGACGGCCGTCGAGACGCTCCGGCGGGTCAACGTCGACGCGGCGACGGCCGTCGTGGTCGACACCGCCGACGAGGTCACGGCGAGCACCGTACTGGCGGTCAGGGAGCGGTCGGCGTCGATACGCGTCGTCGTCCTGTGTAGCGATCCCACGCTCGAGCGGCCGCTGAAGTACGCGGGCGCCGACGTCGTCGTGACGCCGCGGCACCTGCTCGGCGACCGGATCGCCGAACGGGTCCGCGCCGAGATCGATCCGCGACTCAGCGACGTGACGAGCCTCGGCGACGGCGCCTTCCTCGTCGAGGTGTCGATCTTCGAGGACAGCCCCATCTGCGGGCGACCGCTCGGCGAGACCGGACTCCTCGAGGACCGAGAGATGAGTCTGGTCGGGCTGTGGACGGACGGCGAGTTCGTCACCGATCCGTCCCCGGACGTTCGGATCGACGCCGACACCGTGTTGCTCGCCGCCGGCAGCGAATCGCGACTGAAAGCCCTCGAAGCCCGGACCGCGCCCGACCGGACGAACGGCGCCAGGGTCGTCGTCGCCGGCCACGGCGAGGTGGGGTCGACGGTCGCCGACCGGCTGCGAAAGAGCGGCGTCGACTGCACCGTCGTCGACCGCGAGGACGGGCCGGGCGTCGACGTCGTCGGCGACGCGACTGACGAATCGGTCCTCGAGCGAGCTGACCTCGAGACGGCGACGGCCTTCGTCGTCGCGATCGCGGACGACGACGCGGCGATCCTCTCGATACTGGTCGCTCGCGAACTCGCGTCCGACCTCGACGTCGTCGTCCGGGCCAACGACGCGGACAGCGAAACCAAGATGCGACGGGCCGGCGCGGACTACGTGCTCGCGCTGCCCGACATCAGCGGTCGACTGCTCGCCTTGGACGTCCTCCGCGAGGAGATCCTCTCCTACGACCGTCAGCTAACCGTCGTCCGGTTCGAACCCGGTCGCTTCGCGGGCCGGACGCTCGGCGAGACGGCGATTTCCGAGAGCGACTGTACCCTCGTCGCCGTCAAGCGAGACGGCGAGATCATCACGGACGTGCCGCTCGAGTTCCGGTTCGAGACCGACGACAGCCTCCTGCTTGCCGGCGACGACGAGGCGATCGACGCGCTCGATCCCGGTTTCGACTCGAGTTCGGCGTGA